Proteins encoded together in one Streptomyces sp. B1I3 window:
- a CDS encoding YafY family protein: MPRPTGRVLTLLELLQSGGTRTVAELADRLGVEGRTVRRYVGQLIDLDVPVESVRGRYGGYRLAPGYRLPPLMLSDDEALAVLLGLVAGRRTELTTTERTANETASAKIRRVLPKHIASRLDTLLEALAFTDQPGELGHPDAGLLLTIADAVRHRRPVSIRYTDRDGRRSERTLHAYGIVAHAGRWYVTGKDAQAGEDRTFRLDRIAAARALPGSFEAPVGPGPAQRVLSGFATAEYRHEVTLRIHGTVEQIRAHLPAGVASLEDHEPAAGQDPAAEHWLRVELRAQQLDWLPRILASLDRPFVIERPDELRDLVIALADRLTSYARQA, translated from the coding sequence ATGCCACGACCCACCGGCCGCGTGCTGACACTCCTGGAGCTGCTGCAGTCGGGCGGCACCCGGACTGTGGCCGAGCTCGCCGACCGTCTCGGCGTCGAAGGGCGCACTGTGCGGCGGTATGTGGGCCAGCTGATCGACCTGGACGTGCCCGTGGAGTCGGTGCGCGGCCGCTACGGCGGGTACCGGCTGGCTCCCGGGTACCGCTTGCCTCCGCTCATGCTCAGCGACGACGAGGCGCTGGCCGTGCTGCTCGGCCTGGTCGCCGGCCGCCGGACAGAGCTGACGACGACGGAGCGCACGGCAAACGAGACGGCGTCAGCGAAGATCCGGCGGGTGCTGCCCAAGCACATCGCCAGCCGGCTCGACACACTCCTGGAAGCTCTCGCCTTCACGGACCAACCCGGCGAGTTGGGCCACCCGGACGCCGGGCTGCTGCTCACCATCGCCGATGCGGTGCGCCACCGCCGACCGGTCTCGATCCGCTACACCGACCGCGACGGACGGCGCAGCGAACGCACACTGCACGCATACGGAATCGTCGCCCATGCGGGCCGGTGGTACGTGACGGGCAAGGACGCCCAGGCCGGCGAGGACCGAACCTTCCGGCTCGATCGCATCGCAGCCGCGAGGGCCCTGCCCGGCTCATTCGAAGCGCCTGTGGGTCCTGGTCCGGCACAGCGCGTGTTGTCAGGATTCGCCACGGCCGAGTACCGGCATGAGGTGACCTTGCGGATCCACGGGACAGTTGAGCAGATCCGCGCGCACCTCCCCGCCGGCGTCGCGAGCCTGGAGGATCACGAGCCCGCGGCCGGTCAGGACCCGGCGGCCGAGCACTGGCTGCGCGTCGAGCTACGGGCACAGCAGCTCGACTGGTTGCCTCGGATACTCGCCTCACTCGACCGGCCGTTCGTCATCGAGCGCCCCGATGAACTACGCGACCTCGTCATCGCGCTCGCCGATCGCCTCACGTCCTATGCCCGCCAAGCCTGA
- a CDS encoding co-chaperone YbbN → MTTRVHRPREDAEFSFILGMSRVPVLAYFTGAWPKAIEPCRVMDLVMGGIADDYTGRLTAVRADIKRCPAATERYGITGAPSCVLLKEREAVAHGTGPMTTAEVRKFLDGHL, encoded by the coding sequence ATGACGACGCGGGTTCACCGACCTCGTGAGGACGCGGAGTTCAGTTTCATCCTCGGGATGAGCAGAGTTCCGGTCCTCGCATACTTCACCGGGGCATGGCCCAAGGCAATCGAGCCCTGCCGGGTGATGGACCTCGTCATGGGTGGCATCGCCGACGACTACACGGGCCGCCTGACGGCTGTCCGCGCCGACATCAAACGTTGTCCCGCCGCAACCGAGCGATACGGGATCACCGGAGCCCCGTCCTGCGTCCTGTTGAAGGAGAGAGAGGCGGTGGCGCACGGCACGGGGCCTATGACCACCGCCGAGGTACGGAAGTTCCTGGACGGCCATCTCTGA
- a CDS encoding TetR/AcrR family transcriptional regulator: protein MTGRKRWSTEEILDTAAELLRTSDTESFSVRKLAAALGTDSSSLYRHFRNKTELLRAVADRTLLAAMDGYRPQGDWKQRITAVALRLREVFGEQLQLAGVWARFGSGGIGSRLVMEELLQALRGSGLPDEEVPARYHRIVILIAALIASEAGIGTLTPKEYEQGMEQFRVAVLGADPERFPALSHFARDIRPVGADRRAAFEEILAAQLAHIEAQIP, encoded by the coding sequence ATGACTGGCCGCAAGCGATGGTCGACCGAGGAAATCCTGGACACCGCGGCGGAACTGCTGCGTACGAGCGACACCGAATCGTTCAGCGTGCGCAAACTCGCCGCAGCGCTCGGGACCGACTCCTCTAGCCTCTACCGGCACTTCCGCAACAAGACTGAGCTGCTGCGCGCAGTTGCCGACCGGACCCTGCTGGCCGCCATGGACGGCTACCGCCCCCAGGGCGACTGGAAGCAGCGCATCACCGCCGTGGCGCTGCGCCTGCGCGAGGTCTTCGGTGAACAGCTGCAGCTCGCCGGGGTGTGGGCGCGCTTCGGCTCCGGCGGCATCGGATCCCGTTTGGTCATGGAGGAGCTGCTGCAGGCCCTACGCGGGTCCGGCCTGCCCGACGAGGAGGTCCCGGCGCGCTACCACCGCATCGTGATCCTCATCGCCGCGCTGATCGCCTCCGAGGCCGGGATCGGCACCCTCACCCCCAAGGAGTACGAACAGGGCATGGAGCAGTTCCGCGTCGCGGTGCTCGGTGCCGATCCCGAGCGCTTCCCCGCCCTGTCCCACTTCGCCCGCGACATCCGCCCCGTCGGGGCAGACCGCCGCGCCGCATTCGAAGAGATCCTCGCCGCCCAACTCGCCCACATCGAGGCACAGATCCCCTGA
- a CDS encoding alpha/beta hydrolase, whose product MSETTAAPRPPEPDFSAITTEELFAYRDAENRFRASSAARAILGEPDPGTAIDWQQIALPGRDLPVRVYRSARTGDNEAAARTDLPLVVHVHGGGFVGTAAQCDWTNSHLAARLPALVVSVEHRLLAPGTPLANAADDGWDVLDHVVRHAAQWGVDPARTAVFGESCGALISALTAIRAREAGQELRAQVLVNPAVDVTKTMFDYASIAEYAYTPTRALPQLRLFQQLAVPPGTDADAVSPLFADDLSGLAPALVVVPTQDAVADHGRRYTERLRAAGTPVQLSEYPGAKHAFLTLPGVEPQAEAAQAQILQFLCRALAK is encoded by the coding sequence ATGAGCGAGACCACTGCCGCGCCACGGCCGCCGGAGCCGGACTTCTCGGCGATCACGACCGAGGAACTGTTCGCCTACCGCGATGCGGAGAACCGCTTCCGGGCCTCCAGCGCGGCGCGGGCGATCCTCGGAGAGCCGGACCCCGGCACCGCGATCGACTGGCAGCAGATCGCGCTGCCCGGCCGCGACCTACCGGTCCGGGTCTACCGGTCGGCACGGACGGGAGACAACGAAGCCGCAGCCCGAACCGACCTGCCACTCGTGGTCCATGTCCACGGAGGCGGCTTCGTGGGCACGGCAGCGCAGTGCGACTGGACTAACAGCCACCTCGCCGCCCGACTGCCCGCCCTCGTCGTCTCGGTCGAGCACCGCCTCCTCGCACCCGGCACCCCGCTCGCAAACGCTGCCGACGACGGCTGGGACGTGCTCGACCACGTGGTGCGGCACGCCGCGCAGTGGGGCGTCGACCCGGCGCGCACGGCCGTGTTCGGCGAGAGCTGCGGCGCGCTGATCAGCGCCTTGACGGCCATCCGGGCCCGGGAGGCCGGCCAGGAACTCAGGGCGCAGGTACTGGTCAACCCCGCGGTCGACGTGACCAAGACGATGTTCGACTACGCCTCGATCGCGGAGTACGCGTACACCCCGACCCGGGCCCTGCCTCAACTGCGGCTCTTCCAGCAGCTCGCCGTCCCGCCGGGGACCGACGCCGACGCGGTTTCGCCCCTGTTCGCGGACGACCTGAGCGGGCTCGCCCCGGCGCTCGTGGTGGTGCCCACCCAGGACGCGGTCGCCGACCACGGCCGCCGCTACACCGAGCGACTGCGCGCGGCAGGGACGCCCGTGCAGCTTTCCGAATACCCGGGCGCGAAGCACGCGTTCCTCACCTTGCCCGGCGTCGAACCACAAGCCGAGGCCGCCCAGGCGCAGATCCTCCAGTTCCTTTGCAGAGCCCTGGCAAAGTGA
- a CDS encoding NAD(P)-binding domain-containing protein — translation MQRIGIIGVGEIGRAVVEGLRHEGGASPEVFLSPRGARTGAVLSERFEGVQVCVDNQEVVDRSELVIIAVRRQDHHEALAGLKVDDDKTVVNLIAGIATDDLRRTLATDAPIVRAIPLPAVRERRSVTVTCPAHPAVDSFFEQLGGALPVADEGAFNVFSALTGTLTAHYSYLATLTSWAAGHGISSDAAERYVRGLFQNVGRSLDDETRPLRQLTADHETPKGNNEHIRTTWFDAANAAALQRALDGLLTDLK, via the coding sequence ATGCAGCGCATCGGCATCATCGGAGTGGGCGAGATCGGCCGGGCCGTCGTCGAGGGCCTGCGCCACGAGGGTGGTGCCTCGCCGGAGGTCTTCCTCTCTCCGCGGGGAGCCCGCACCGGCGCCGTACTGTCCGAGCGCTTCGAAGGCGTCCAGGTGTGCGTAGACAACCAGGAGGTAGTGGACCGCTCTGAGCTGGTGATCATCGCCGTGCGCCGCCAGGACCACCACGAAGCCCTCGCCGGGCTGAAGGTGGATGACGACAAGACAGTGGTCAACCTGATAGCCGGCATCGCCACCGACGACCTGCGCCGGACCCTGGCCACCGACGCCCCGATCGTCCGGGCCATCCCGCTGCCCGCAGTGCGCGAGCGCCGCTCCGTCACCGTGACCTGCCCCGCGCACCCGGCGGTGGACTCCTTCTTCGAACAACTGGGCGGAGCGCTCCCCGTCGCGGACGAGGGTGCCTTCAACGTCTTTTCCGCACTGACCGGGACGCTCACTGCCCACTACAGCTACCTCGCCACGCTCACCTCGTGGGCTGCCGGCCACGGCATCTCCTCCGACGCCGCCGAGCGGTATGTGCGCGGCCTCTTCCAGAACGTCGGCCGTTCCCTGGACGACGAGACCCGCCCTCTGCGCCAACTCACCGCCGACCACGAGACGCCCAAAGGGAACAACGAGCACATCCGCACCACCTGGTTCGATGCGGCCAACGCAGCAGCCCTCCAAAGGGCCCTGGATGGCCTCCTCACCGATCTGAAGTAG
- a CDS encoding B3/4 domain-containing protein gives MTTFRISPAVADAFADTLIAVVTATGLRGHEPWPATATALEDLERQFADGTWAPADEADPRIEAWHTAYRSFGTNPRRIRPSVDALGRRMAKKGALPRINPAVDSYNAVSVRHGLPAGAFDLDHVTGDVEIRYADGTETFTPLGEPHTVENPKPGEIIYADTTDVLTRHWNHRDAHRTRVTEDSTHVAFVLETLHNARDGHLLKTATGELQDLLTEHAAGSTVHYLSPAHPQVST, from the coding sequence GTGACCACCTTCCGCATCAGCCCCGCCGTCGCCGACGCCTTCGCCGACACTCTCATCGCCGTCGTCACCGCCACCGGTCTGCGTGGCCACGAACCCTGGCCGGCCACCGCGACTGCCCTGGAAGATCTGGAGCGGCAGTTCGCGGACGGCACCTGGGCCCCCGCTGACGAGGCCGATCCGCGTATCGAGGCGTGGCACACCGCCTACCGCTCCTTCGGTACCAACCCCCGCCGCATCCGCCCCAGCGTCGACGCGCTGGGCCGCCGCATGGCCAAGAAGGGCGCCCTGCCGCGGATCAACCCGGCCGTCGACTCCTACAACGCCGTCTCCGTCCGCCACGGCCTGCCCGCCGGCGCCTTCGATCTCGACCACGTCACCGGCGACGTCGAGATCCGCTACGCCGACGGCACCGAGACCTTCACCCCACTCGGCGAGCCCCACACCGTCGAGAACCCCAAGCCCGGCGAGATCATCTACGCCGACACCACCGACGTGCTCACCCGCCACTGGAACCACCGCGACGCCCACCGCACCCGCGTCACCGAAGACTCCACCCACGTCGCCTTCGTCCTGGAAACCCTTCATAACGCCCGCGACGGACACCTCCTCAAGACCGCCACCGGCGAACTGCAGGACCTGCTCACCGAGCATGCCGCTGGAAGCACCGTCCACTACCTCAGCCCCGCACACCCGCAGGTCAGCACCTGA
- a CDS encoding FMN-binding negative transcriptional regulator, translating into MFIQPWDAALDDTEWQNWIADGHDFGLLSVNGLPGQAPIVVPTHFTVGGQTLLVHLARPNPIWEMIEADPNVTFTVTGDYAFIPGPWRAKPDIPPTDGVPTSYYAAVQFTCQATIVDDPAAKAELLRQQMAHFQPDGDHAPIDPAQQPYGRMLPGIRGLRLDVTEVRAKFKYDDHKPVEQRVDTARRLTERGQGLDVPTAHQQTRRLDRIGPWKA; encoded by the coding sequence ATGTTCATCCAGCCCTGGGACGCCGCCCTGGACGACACCGAATGGCAGAACTGGATCGCCGACGGCCACGACTTCGGCCTCCTCAGCGTCAACGGCCTGCCCGGCCAGGCGCCGATCGTCGTGCCCACCCACTTCACCGTCGGCGGCCAAACCCTGCTGGTCCACCTCGCCCGCCCCAACCCCATCTGGGAGATGATCGAGGCCGACCCGAACGTCACCTTCACCGTCACCGGCGACTACGCCTTCATCCCCGGCCCTTGGCGCGCCAAGCCGGACATCCCGCCCACCGACGGCGTCCCCACCAGCTACTACGCCGCCGTCCAGTTCACCTGCCAGGCCACCATCGTCGACGACCCGGCGGCCAAGGCCGAACTGCTGCGCCAGCAGATGGCGCACTTCCAGCCCGACGGCGACCACGCCCCCATCGACCCCGCCCAGCAGCCTTACGGGCGAATGCTGCCCGGCATCCGCGGCCTGCGCCTGGACGTCACCGAGGTCCGTGCGAAGTTCAAGTACGACGATCACAAACCCGTCGAGCAGCGCGTCGACACCGCCCGGCGGCTCACCGAGCGCGGCCAGGGTCTGGACGTGCCCACCGCCCACCAGCAGACACGCCGCCTGGACCGCATCGGCCCCTGGAAAGCCTGA
- a CDS encoding DMT family transporter yields MIALLLALGSSLAYGCADFLGGLGARKAHVLRTVMIAAPASLTVELLLWPFLGASFAPATLAWGAASGVASAAAFALLYRTLAIGPMNVLSPVTALISAMLPVGVGLLQGEHLGLAGLIGLPLALAAVVLVSAGHGAGSARPTRAALLMAFGAGAAIALQLIFLHQAPSDSGVGPLIVGRAVSSVVTLAAAGLMFRRLGSEKPAYTMSAAAGVLDSVANLLFLLAARSGDLAVVAVITALYPAGTVLLARTVLAERIYRTQLIGLGTAAVAVSLLALT; encoded by the coding sequence GTGATCGCTCTGCTGTTGGCCCTGGGCAGTTCCCTGGCCTACGGATGTGCCGACTTCCTTGGCGGCCTCGGTGCCCGCAAGGCCCACGTCCTGCGCACCGTGATGATTGCCGCTCCGGCCTCGCTCACCGTGGAGCTGCTGCTGTGGCCCTTCCTCGGCGCCTCCTTCGCCCCGGCCACCCTCGCGTGGGGCGCCGCCTCAGGTGTCGCGTCGGCCGCTGCCTTCGCCCTGCTCTACCGCACGCTCGCGATCGGCCCGATGAACGTGCTCTCGCCCGTAACCGCGCTCATCTCGGCGATGCTGCCGGTCGGTGTCGGACTGCTGCAGGGCGAGCACCTGGGCCTGGCCGGGCTGATCGGCCTGCCCCTGGCGCTGGCAGCGGTGGTGCTGGTCAGCGCCGGACACGGTGCCGGTAGTGCGCGCCCGACGCGCGCCGCGCTGCTGATGGCCTTCGGCGCCGGGGCCGCCATCGCCCTGCAGCTGATCTTCCTGCACCAGGCCCCCTCCGACAGCGGGGTGGGCCCGTTGATTGTCGGCCGGGCTGTGTCTTCCGTGGTCACGCTGGCCGCGGCCGGGCTGATGTTCCGGAGGCTGGGCTCGGAGAAGCCCGCCTACACGATGTCGGCGGCGGCAGGCGTGCTGGACTCGGTGGCCAACCTGCTGTTCCTGCTCGCGGCCCGCAGCGGCGACCTGGCCGTCGTCGCCGTGATCACCGCCCTGTACCCGGCCGGCACCGTCCTGCTCGCCCGCACCGTGCTCGCCGAACGGATTTATCGCACCCAGCTCATCGGCCTGGGCACCGCCGCCGTCGCCGTCAGCCTCCTCGCCCTCACCTGA
- a CDS encoding XRE family transcriptional regulator produces the protein MAETEAALRTLAHNVRAARTRAGLSLDELGRRAKVSKGALVALEKAQGNPNFATLVRLADTLGASVSALMEGRSEERVRVVSAATVMPLWKGERGGEARLMLTTSGPAATEVWRWTLEPGEEYPSHPHQAGVVETVNVTAGQMVLVVNGTDHPVEAGQTATFDADAPHTYRGSGTETCHLIMTVHLPPSPA, from the coding sequence ATGGCCGAGACCGAAGCGGCACTGCGGACGCTCGCGCACAACGTCCGCGCGGCCCGTACCCGCGCCGGACTGTCCCTGGACGAACTCGGCCGCCGCGCCAAGGTCAGCAAGGGCGCCCTGGTCGCCCTGGAAAAGGCCCAGGGCAATCCCAACTTCGCCACCCTGGTCCGCCTCGCCGACACCCTCGGCGCCTCCGTTTCCGCCCTGATGGAGGGACGGTCCGAGGAACGCGTCCGGGTGGTCAGCGCCGCCACCGTCATGCCCCTGTGGAAGGGCGAGCGCGGCGGCGAAGCTCGCCTCATGCTGACCACCAGCGGCCCGGCAGCCACCGAAGTCTGGCGCTGGACGCTGGAACCCGGCGAGGAATACCCCAGCCACCCCCACCAGGCCGGCGTCGTGGAGACCGTCAACGTCACCGCCGGGCAGATGGTGCTCGTCGTCAACGGCACCGACCACCCCGTCGAGGCGGGGCAGACCGCCACTTTCGACGCTGACGCCCCCCACACCTACCGCGGCTCAGGCACCGAGACCTGCCACCTGATCATGACCGTCCACCTGCCCCCCAGTCCCGCGTAG
- a CDS encoding recombinase family protein codes for MANLVYKRVSTDRQSTARQKLVLDEAGVEDPVVFKEDPGTSSRLHPLQRPKFRELLTYARPGDTVHIYEMFRLVRGTGHILDVLDVLHRDRLALRIHDGAFSAMDLTARHLRTGELLSTVKFVVQTLTAAGELQRRLQRELTYDGLRAAETKGSKGGRRPAVAAAKTADVRTAYLEGRSIAALARDHGVSRGAMYGRRRPPRAADS; via the coding sequence GTGGCGAACCTGGTCTACAAGCGGGTCTCGACCGACCGGCAGTCGACGGCCCGGCAGAAGCTCGTCCTGGACGAGGCCGGGGTCGAGGACCCGGTCGTCTTCAAGGAGGACCCGGGCACCTCCAGTCGCCTCCATCCCCTCCAGCGGCCGAAGTTCCGCGAACTGCTCACCTACGCGCGGCCGGGCGACACCGTGCACATCTACGAGATGTTCCGCCTCGTCCGCGGCACCGGGCACATCCTCGACGTGCTCGACGTCCTCCACCGCGACCGTCTCGCCCTGCGCATCCACGACGGCGCGTTCTCCGCGATGGACCTCACCGCCCGCCACCTGCGCACCGGAGAGCTCCTGTCCACCGTCAAGTTCGTGGTGCAGACCCTCACGGCCGCCGGCGAACTCCAGCGCCGCCTCCAGCGGGAGCTGACCTACGACGGACTGCGGGCCGCCGAGACCAAAGGCAGCAAGGGCGGACGCCGCCCCGCCGTGGCGGCCGCGAAGACCGCCGACGTACGCACCGCGTACCTGGAAGGCCGCTCGATCGCCGCTCTCGCCCGCGACCACGGCGTTAGCCGCGGCGCGATGTACGGCCGTCGCCGACCTCCCCGTGCGGCGGACTCGTAG
- a CDS encoding YafY family protein, with protein sequence MGTAAPASAGALAKIERVLPHALREPLAAMRETLSFTANAVIGQAPGTGVLLALGQASRAHTTVGISHQSWRQEHTERDIDPYGVVVHTGSWYVVGHDHLRDSLRTFRIDRITSVTSRADSFTASDGFDRVAHLTSTLAQGPYRWQVEVTVHGPLHEITRRLPRSAVTLTAQPTGVLMHARAERLDGMAHMLASLKWPFTIHHPDELRQALKNLAAQLTAAAQRRAKELPQ encoded by the coding sequence ATGGGCACTGCCGCGCCAGCCAGTGCCGGTGCCTTGGCCAAGATCGAGCGGGTGCTTCCGCACGCCCTGCGCGAACCGCTCGCCGCCATGCGGGAAACCCTGTCCTTCACCGCCAACGCCGTGATCGGTCAGGCACCCGGAACCGGCGTTCTGCTGGCACTGGGCCAGGCCTCCCGCGCCCACACGACCGTCGGTATCAGCCACCAGTCCTGGCGCCAGGAACACACCGAACGCGACATCGACCCATACGGCGTGGTCGTCCACACCGGCAGCTGGTACGTCGTCGGCCACGACCACCTCCGCGACAGCCTGCGAACCTTCCGCATCGACCGCATCACCTCCGTCACCTCCCGAGCCGACAGCTTCACCGCATCCGACGGCTTCGACCGCGTCGCCCACCTGACCTCGACCCTCGCTCAGGGGCCCTACCGCTGGCAGGTCGAGGTGACGGTCCATGGCCCCCTCCATGAGATCACCCGCCGGCTGCCCCGCTCAGCGGTGACCCTCACCGCCCAGCCCACCGGCGTCCTGATGCACGCACGGGCAGAACGGCTGGACGGCATGGCCCACATGCTCGCCTCCCTGAAGTGGCCCTTCACCATCCACCATCCCGACGAACTACGGCAGGCGCTCAAGAATCTGGCCGCCCAGCTCACCGCAGCCGCCCAGCGGAGAGCGAAAGAACTACCGCAGTAA
- a CDS encoding alpha/beta fold hydrolase, whose translation MATFVLVPGAWLGSWAWEDTARALRERGHTALQLTLAGLAKHANQGGPETDLDTHIADINGFVERNDLRDVTLVAHSYAAAPVTGAAGRLSHQ comes from the coding sequence ATGGCCACCTTCGTACTCGTTCCCGGCGCTTGGCTCGGGTCGTGGGCCTGGGAAGACACCGCTCGCGCTCTGCGGGAGCGTGGTCACACGGCGCTGCAGCTGACACTGGCGGGCCTGGCCAAGCACGCAAACCAGGGCGGACCCGAGACAGATCTGGACACGCACATCGCGGACATCAATGGCTTCGTCGAGCGGAACGATCTGCGCGACGTCACGCTGGTCGCCCACAGCTACGCGGCTGCTCCGGTGACCGGGGCAGCCGGACGTCTCAGTCACCAATGA
- a CDS encoding winged helix DNA-binding domain-containing protein, with the protein MRGTLHTIPSDDARWVLRLLSPRILAATSRRYQQLGLDDDLRQRADYLIRRVLTAHGPLTRAELTEHLTTLGISPDGQAPFHLIRHAALTGVLCHGPQRAGEAAYVLLDDWLPTTGGARREEGAALAELARRYLAAHAPATWEDFAAWSGLPVTWARRAWKLLAESCVITEYGGLTMLAGRVEELPGAFDTPDVRMLPAYDNYLIGYRTREMSVPALHQARVWPGGGLIRPTVIADGLAIATWSRGSGARSIKVDAFEPVPPQIQREVDMEKDAVVRFLRPTT; encoded by the coding sequence ATGCGCGGCACCCTGCACACGATTCCCAGCGACGACGCCCGCTGGGTGTTGCGGTTGCTGTCCCCGCGGATTCTTGCCGCAACCAGCCGCCGCTACCAGCAGCTGGGCCTGGACGATGATCTGCGCCAGCGCGCCGACTATCTCATCCGGCGCGTTCTCACCGCGCACGGCCCGCTTACCCGGGCCGAGTTGACCGAGCACCTCACCACCCTCGGTATCTCGCCGGACGGGCAGGCGCCTTTCCACCTGATCCGCCACGCGGCACTCACTGGCGTCCTCTGTCACGGTCCGCAGCGCGCCGGTGAGGCCGCGTATGTACTGCTCGACGACTGGCTGCCCACCACCGGGGGCGCCCGGCGGGAGGAAGGCGCTGCTCTCGCCGAGCTGGCCCGTCGCTACCTGGCCGCGCACGCCCCCGCCACCTGGGAGGACTTCGCCGCCTGGTCCGGGCTGCCGGTCACCTGGGCCCGCAGGGCCTGGAAACTGCTGGCGGAATCCTGCGTGATCACCGAGTACGGCGGCTTGACCATGCTCGCCGGACGGGTGGAGGAACTCCCGGGCGCGTTTGACACTCCAGACGTTCGCATGCTGCCCGCCTACGACAACTACCTGATCGGCTACCGCACTCGCGAGATGTCCGTCCCCGCTCTCCACCAGGCCCGCGTCTGGCCAGGAGGCGGCCTCATCCGGCCGACCGTCATCGCCGACGGCCTGGCCATCGCCACCTGGAGCCGTGGCTCCGGCGCGCGCTCCATCAAGGTGGATGCGTTCGAACCTGTCCCCCCTCAGATCCAGCGGGAAGTCGACATGGAGAAAGACGCCGTCGTCCGCTTCCTGCGGCCCACCACATAG
- a CDS encoding Tn3 family transposase, translating to MLAEIIRQLLEKGWEIDPEDLAHISPYLTEHVNRFGEYSTHELGIQPEAYDPKLDVDFTPLREQSLIAAGLGQAA from the coding sequence GTGCTCGCCGAGATCATCCGCCAGCTGCTGGAAAAAGGATGGGAGATCGACCCCGAGGACCTGGCCCACATCTCGCCGTACCTGACCGAGCACGTCAACCGGTTCGGCGAATACAGCACGCACGAACTCGGTATCCAGCCGGAAGCGTACGACCCGAAGCTTGACGTCGACTTCACCCCGCTCCGTGAGCAGAGCCTGATCGCCGCCGGCCTCGGTCAGGCCGCTTGA
- a CDS encoding alpha/beta fold hydrolase: MAELVSVPGGTIAYEAAGEGPLVVLAHGMGDSRAAYRFVLPRLVAAGYRVAAVDLRGCGESSAQWPSYSRTDIAGDVLAVIRHIDSGPAVLVGHSISGGAATIAAAQDPDLVRGIIELGPFTRAQSIKLGDFRSKSYRKGAFRLLGASLFGRVGLWSRYLDHAYPGRKPADWTDRLARIEAMLGEPGRMRALQKMGQSAPTDAGAQLGNVRCPALIVQGSLDPDWVDPRAEGEAIVAAMPAGVGELAVVEGAGHYPHDQYPEETVSLMLAFLEAHARA, encoded by the coding sequence ATGGCTGAGCTTGTCTCCGTCCCGGGCGGCACCATCGCCTACGAGGCCGCTGGGGAAGGCCCGCTGGTCGTCCTGGCCCACGGCATGGGGGACAGTCGCGCGGCGTACAGGTTCGTCCTGCCGCGTCTGGTGGCGGCGGGGTATCGAGTGGCCGCGGTCGACCTGCGGGGCTGTGGTGAATCGAGCGCGCAATGGCCTTCCTACTCGCGCACTGACATCGCGGGCGATGTGCTCGCGGTGATCCGTCACATCGACAGCGGTCCGGCCGTCCTGGTGGGCCACTCGATCTCCGGCGGCGCTGCCACCATCGCGGCCGCCCAGGATCCCGATCTGGTCAGGGGCATCATCGAGCTGGGCCCCTTCACTCGCGCGCAGTCGATCAAGCTCGGTGACTTCCGCTCGAAGAGCTACCGCAAGGGTGCCTTCCGGCTGCTCGGCGCCAGCCTGTTCGGAAGGGTGGGGCTGTGGTCTCGCTATCTCGACCACGCCTACCCGGGCCGCAAGCCGGCCGACTGGACCGACCGGCTGGCCCGCATCGAGGCGATGCTGGGCGAACCTGGCCGGATGCGGGCGCTGCAGAAGATGGGGCAGTCGGCGCCGACTGACGCTGGCGCGCAGTTGGGCAACGTACGGTGCCCCGCCCTGATCGTGCAGGGCTCGCTGGACCCCGACTGGGTCGATCCGCGCGCCGAGGGCGAGGCGATCGTGGCTGCGATGCCGGCCGGTGTCGGAGAGCTCGCGGTGGTCGAGGGAGCTGGCCACTACCCGCACGACCAGTACCCCGAGGAGACGGTGTCCCTGATGCTGGCCTTCCTGGAAGCACACGCCCGTGCCTAG